A window of Tetrapisispora phaffii CBS 4417 chromosome 9, complete genome contains these coding sequences:
- the TPHA0I02140 gene encoding SRP1/TIP1 family protein (similar to Saccharomyces cerevisiae TIR1 (YER011W); ancestral locus Anc_7.161), translating to MAGIKYLLLSALISLVAADTNSAQLAEIQLLVNDITSNQQEYLSLIANGQITLPADLLALYGVYATATDSAYTTLFTQINPTEVQSLVTQLPWYSSRLESGFESIQAAASGAVSGASSASAASSSASSSSSSSSSASAVSSAVSAASSRASSVSAAASSRSSSVSSRLSSISAAVSSRLSSASAASSSETSSASSEASSASSSRASSASSSSSASSSASSTSNAGNAVGVSVGAGLAAVAAMLI from the coding sequence ATGGCTGGcatcaaatatttactaTTATCTGCTCTAATCTCTCTTGTCGCTGCTGACACCAACAGTGCTCAACTGGCAGAGATTCAATTATTGGTTAACGATATCACTTCTAACCAACaagaatatttatcattgaTTGCTAACGGTCAAATCACTTTACCAGCTGATTTATTAGCTTTGTACGGTGTTTACGCCACCGCTACTGACAGTGCTTACACTACTCTTTTCACTCAAATCAATCCAACTGAAGTGCAATCCTTGGTTACGCAATTGCCATGGTACTCTTCCAGATTGGAAAGTGGATTTGAATCCATTCAAGCCGCTGCTTCCGGTGCTGTTTCAGGTGCTTCCTCTGCTTCTGCCGCTTCCTCCTCCGCTTCCAGCTCTAGCTCCTCCTCCTCGTCTGCTTCTGCTGTGTCCTCAGCCGTATCTGCTGCTTCTTCCAGAGCTTCTTCTGTTTCTGCTGCTGCTTCCTCCAGATCTTCTTCTGTTTCTTCTAGACTTTCTTCTATTTCCGCTGCTGTTTCTTCTAGACTTTCTTCTGCTTCTGCTGCTTCCTCATCCGAAACCTCTTCTGCCTCATCCGAAGCCTCTTCTGCCTCTTCCTCTAGAGCTTCTTCTGCATCTTCTTCCTCCAGCGCTTCTTCTAGCGCTTCTTCCACCTCAAACGCTGGTAACGCCGTCGGTGTCAGCGTTGGTGCTGGTTTAGCTGCTGTAGCTGCTATGTTGATCTAA
- the PAN1 gene encoding actin cytoskeleton-regulatory complex protein PAN1 (similar to Saccharomyces cerevisiae PAN1 (YIR006C); ancestral locus Anc_7.160), with amino-acid sequence MFNSYKQGGMQPQGNSYFNPQQQQQQQQQQQLNNGAYNNFNSGSQPQLQNQQSFDNNMFQQPQQPQQQSQFGNGLMSSGTPSNNYMQVPGVQQQASSMSSLQQQQLGGFSYNFQNQPMQQVTNPKMSQHFNQVGSTPLNLALSASQNENMNMGFNTPVQDFQSQSQAPLQGQMTNATSATMPNGIQSMNQPQPLQPLQPQSTGMFQQPLQPQSTGMFQQPLQSQGTGMFQQPLQSQGTGMFQQSPMPTQPLQPQQTGFYVQQNAAPLEPLRPTATGFVNSFANNGINNDLNIPAVRLSFITAQDQAKFETLFRSQVPKGSNTISGEKCRNILTKSGLEPSKLARIWTLADTNKAGELLFPEFTLAMYLVNQVLKGDSIPYELSSKTKNEVEHFIDVINSHIVNTNDKQSTPFDNLMGLSQNFQLQPQSTGMIPPTSFGMPMQVTGGTLQPQSTGFMPQTSFGMPMQATGGALQPQLTGFMPHTSFGAPLQNQVTGGFTSNMGTRQIQPQTTGSMVPGISQNTTGNFGAVGQPFLQSQPTGFLPPSNFQATLPLTAQKTGMGNNEIYTHSNFINNLNQPEQETITPEEKSLFYKIFETYDVQKKGLLDAPTAVEIFRKSGLNRSDLEQIWNLCDINNSGQLNKQEFALGMHLVYNKLNGKVIPNSLPPSLVPSSNKILDNVKNQLKTAPGASNKNSTSGINGLSYKNNDEENSLPSFRNRRKTFNAVTPAVEQNNAEAQTAPTDQNSAKLPTANTSDDKATKLQHLIRERRSQLEIEISKSRQLLNQSSQSQQSDLRIIQSLQNKIRDIPAIVESINSDTPADINERIDMILTKLPVLFDQISEIENSISSAKISLYNIQNPSVIVASGKNGEITEEDRKKAKSKALLKSRMASLTGKGADVSPSIEEEESRYNEAISNIRAENVKNKNIISDIRRSISEIFSSMMSTVSGGTIGASPAQFERWEFGVGLESEVTNFIKELKNKTQVNSTELNSSKEDTSYLQEQANKKMEQKLAELRLSQPGSNIQNFVKDHSNMTISQNDTASPFNKSEEESDDEEEKRLQQELDSLKEQKKYEKEKKLAQLRQQLKEERESENVNVSVDETPISAVSVPTYNSPQPIQDTLATHQQNISQQTAEPKKQYFKSEKTESSQFDANAAEVQRRLQRGLDDDDDGWSDDENAAKAAAPVVPAPVAPTIPNQLNVEVPVSIAPPPPSISTETSAPIPVAPPIPNQSNVEVPVAMIPPPPSISTEKSAPIPIAPPLPQVSVSLPDVIAAPPPLPNINGGESAMDSDHDDVLSIPESVESNDANFE; translated from the coding sequence ATGTTCAATTCCTACAAACAAGGTGGAATGCAGCCACAAGGTAATAGCTACTTTAATCcacagcagcagcagcagcagcagcagcagcagcaatTGAATAATGGTGCTTataacaatttcaattccGGCTCACAACCTCAATTACAGAACCAGCAAAGTTTTGATAACAATATGTTTCAGCAGCCTCAGCAACCTCAGCAGCAGTCTCAGTTTGGTAACGGCCTTATGAGTTCTGGTACTCCTAGCAACAATTATATGCAAGTTCCTGGTGTCCAACAACAAGCATCTTCCATGTCATCTTTACAACAGCAGCAACTTGGTGGCTTTTCGTATaactttcaaaatcaaCCAATGCAACAAGTCACCAATCCTAAGATGAGTCAACATTTTAATCAAGTTGGCTCAACGCCATTGAACTTGGCGTTATCAGCTTCccaaaatgaaaatatgaACATGGGTTTCAATACGCCCGTTCAGGATTTTCAATCTCAAAGCCAAGCACCTCTACAAGGTCAGATGACTAACGCAACCTCGGCAACTATGCCAAATGGGATTCAATCCATGAATCAACCTCAACCACTGCAACCACTGCAACCTCAAAGTACTGGTATGTTTCAACAACCATTGCAACCTCAAAGTACAGGTATGTTTCAACAACCATTGCAATCTCAAGGTACAGGTATGTTTCAACAGCCTTTGCAATCTCAAGGTACAGGTATGTTTCAGCAATCTCCAATGCCAACTCAGCCTTTGCAGCCACAGCAAACAGGCTTTTATGTGCAACAAAATGCTGCTCCATTGGAACCTTTAAGACCTACTGCTACTGGATTCGTTAATTCATTTGCAAACAACGGTATCAATAATGACTTGAACATCCCGGCTGTCAGATTATCTTTTATTACAGCCCAAGATCAAGccaaatttgaaacattaTTTAGAAGTCAAGTCCCAAAGGGATCAAATACCATTTCCGGTGAAAAATGTAGAAACATTTTAACCAAATCAGGTTTAGAACCTTCTAAATTGGCTCGTATCTGGACTCTTGCAGATACAAATAAGGCTGGTGAACTATTATTCCCCGAATTTACTTTAGCAATGTATTTGGTTAATCAAGTATTGAAAGGTGATTCTATTCCTTATGAATTGAGTAgtaaaactaaaaatgaAGTTGAACATTTTATTGATGTAATCAATAGTCATATTGTTAATACTAACGATAAACAATCAACACCGTTTGACAATTTAATGGGTTTGTCTCAAAACTTCCAATTACAACCTCAGAGTACTGGTATGATTCCGCCAACTTCATTTGGCATGCCAATGCAAGTAACAGGTGGCACTTTACAACCTCAGTCAACTGGTTTCATGCCCCAAACCTCTTTCGGTATGCCAATGCAGGCAACTGGTGGCGCTTTGCAACCTCAATTGACTGGTTTTATGCCTCACACTTCTTTTGGTGCTCCTTTGCAAAATCAAGTTACCGGTGGTTTTACCTCTAACATGGGCACGCGACAAATACAGCCTCAAACTACTGGATCTATGGTTCCTGGAATTTCTCAAAATACCACAGGTAATTTCGGTGCAGTTGGACAACCATTCTTACAGTCTCAACCAACTGGTTTCTTGCCGCCTTCCAATTTTCAAGCTACCTTGCCATTAACTGCTCAGAAAACTGGTATGggtaataatgaaatttataCCCACtccaattttattaacaacTTGAATCAGCCAGAACAAGAAACTATTACACCAGAAGAAAAATCtttgttttataaaatatttgaaactTATGACGTACAAAAGAAAGGATTATTGGATGCTCCAACAGCAGTCGAAATTTTCAGAAAATCAGGTTTGAACAGGAGTGACTTGGAACAAATATGGAATTTATGTGATATTAACAACTCAGGCCAATTAAACAAGCAAGAATTTGCTCTTGGTATGCATTTAGTCTACAACAAATTAAATGGTAAAGTCATCCCAAATAGTTTACCTCCAAGTTTGGTACCATCAAGTAACAAGATTTTAGACAATGttaaaaatcaattaaagaCTGCTCCTGGTGCTTCTAATAAGAATTCAACTTCAGGTATAAATGGTTTAAGctacaaaaataatgatgagGAAAATAGTCTGCCAAGCTTCAGAAACCGTAGAAAAACATTTAATGCTGTTACTCCGGCTGTTGAGCAAAATAATGCTGAAGCACAAACAGCTCCAACAGATCAAAATTCTGCAAAGTTGCCAACTGCTAACACTAGCGATGATAAGGCTACAAAATTGCAACACTTAATTCGTGAAAGAAGATCTCAATTGGAAAtagaaatttcaaaaagtcgccaattattaaatcaatCATCGCAAAGCCAACAATCAGATTTAAGAATCATTCAGTCTTTACAGAATAAGATTAGAGATATCCCTGCCATTGTTGAATCCATAAACAGTGATACGCCTGCTGATATTAATGAACGTATCGATATGATCTTGACAAAATTACCAGTATTGTTTGATCAAATttctgaaattgaaaatagtaTTAGTAGTGCAAAAATTTCTCTTTACAACATTCAAAATCCATCAGTGATCGTTGCCTCTGGTAAAAATGGTGAAATAACAGAAGAAGATAGGAAAAAAGCGAAGAGCAAGGCGTTATTAAAATCTAGAATGGCTTCATTGACTGGTAAAGGTGCCGATGTGTCACCTtctattgaagaagaagagtCTAGATATAATGAAGCAATTTCTAATATAAGAGCAGAGAATgtcaaaaacaaaaatattatttctgaTATCAGGAGATCCATAtcagaaatattttcatccATGATGTCAACCGTCAGCGGCGGAACAATAGGTGCCAGTCCTGCTCAATTTGAAAGATGGGAATTTGGTGTTGGTCTTGAAAGTGAAGTCactaatttcatcaaagaattgaaaaataaaacgCAGGTTAACTCAACTGAATTAAATAGCTCAAAAGAAGATACATCATATTTACAAGAACAAGCTAATAAAAAGATGGAGCAAAAACTTGCAGAACTAAGATTAAGCCAACCTGGATCtaatattcaaaacttTGTTAAAGATCATTCAAACATGACTATATCTCAGAATGATACTGCATCTCCATTTAACAAatctgaagaagaaagtgATGATGAGGAAGAAAAGAGATTGCAACAAGAACTTGATAGCTTAAAAGAacagaaaaaatatgaaaaagaaaagaaattggCTCAATTACGCCAACAATTAAAGGAAGAACGAGAATCTGAGAATGTAAATGTATCAGTTGATGAAACACCAATATCAGCTGTTTCCGTGCCAACTTATAATAGCCCTCAACCTATCCAAGATACTTTAGCGACACATCAGCAAAATATCTCTCAACAGACTGCTGAGCCAAAGAAACAGTACTTCAAATCTGAAAAAACTGAATCTAGCCAATTTGATGCCAATGCTGCCGAAGTCCAAAGGAGATTGCAAAGAGGtttagatgatgatgatgacgGTTGGtcagatgatgaaaatgcaGCTAAGGCTGCTGCTCCAGTTGTTCCAGCTCCAGTTGCCCCAACTATTCcaaatcaattaaatgtAGAAGTTCCTGTTTCAATTGCTCCACCTCCTCCATCAATTTCTACTGAAACAAGTGCACCAATTCCAGTTGCTCCACCAATTCCAAATCAATCAAATGTAGAAGTTCCTGTTGCAATGATTCCACCTCCTCCATCAATTTCTACTGAAAAAAGTGCACCAATTCCAATTGCTCCACCACTTCCCCAAGTTAGTGTGTCATTACCTGATGTTATAGCGGCTCCACCACCTTTACCTAATATAAATGGTGGTGAATCAGCTATGGATTCGGATCATGATGACGTTCTCTCTATTCCAGAATCAGTAGAATCTAATGATGCCAACTTCGAGTAA
- the TPHA0I02180 gene encoding uncharacterized protein yields the protein MQFSKLSTILALSAATFARADDLTTTSTSVITVYETITKDATSTTFTTTTPVTTIVAASVEVLSVESSSSSSSTTVEPVTSSTTVEPVTSSTTVELTTSSTTVEPTTSSTTVEPVTSSTVIESSSFTEATSFTSAYADLQAFGFYNSSSTYDNSTTSSYSNETTTLTQLSTELATITSCSNNACDAKTTSASSSSSVESTTYVTETNIISTTLTTLQMSHTSSSSAAAETSVASVLVAENAGFKLTAVSAGSLLTAIAALLL from the coding sequence ATGCAATTCTCTAAATTATCAACCATTTTAGCCTTATCTGCTGCTACTTTTGCCAGAGCTGATGACTTAACTACCACTTCCACTTCAGTCATAACCGTTTATGAAACCATCACCAAAGATGCTACTTCCACCACCTTCACCACCACCACTCCAGTTACTACCATCGTAGCTGCCAGTGTTGAAGTTCTTTCTGTCgaatcttcttcttcttcttcttcgaCTACTGTTGAACCAGTTACCTCTTCGACTACTGTTGAACCAGTTACCTCTTCGACTACTGTTGAACTAACCACCTCTTCGACTACTGTCGAGCCAACCACCTCTTCGACTACTGTTGAACCAGTTACCTCATCCACCGTCATTGAATCATCTTCTTTTACTGAAGCTACTTCCTTTACTTCTGCTTACGCTGACTTACAAGCCTTTGGTTTCTACAACTCTTCTTCTACTTACGACAACTCCACTACCAGCAGTTACTCTAATGAAACCACCACTTTGACTCAATTATCTACGGAATTAGCCACTATCACTTCCTGTTCTAATAATGCCTGTGATGCTAAGACTACCTCCGCAAgctcttcttcttctgttgAATCCACCACTTATGTCACCGAAACTAACATCATATCTACTACTTTAACTACCTTGCAAATGTCTCATACCTCATCATCATCTGCAGCTGCTGAAACTTCTGTTGCTAGTGTTCTTGTTGCTGAAAATGCTGGTTTCAAATTGACTGCTGTCAGCGCTGGTTCCTTACTTACTGCTATTGCCGcgttattattataa
- the TPHA0I02150 gene encoding SRP1/TIP1 family protein: MKLSNIALLSAAAATASAYDHKSAAIVELEVYMTDIVNNMDQYLAMQEANPGQAFPSEIMSAYIQIAIGNTISYTSFFSTIDESEVEFMMTGVSWYSARLAPSVSAALLEAGIDTNDENVATTSSAVTPAASSTVASSTIVSSSAVASSSASSSSAVASSTVSGDMTVSQVTVTETSTDSATVQETVTLCSSSPSSAEASSVAGHYAEASSVAGSSARASSVAGFSSEASSAASSTSSSSAASSTSSSTSSSSAASSTSSSSAASSTSSSSAAAASANEAGATVVTLTDLSTTLATITSCDDHACTEIVKNQTITSTIHRTVKETVVVPCETTSTTNPGETTASPVTLYSTITDGATTTLITITSCEDNKCSEVVSTKAVNANADNKASATTLAQVSSISSEGSGAHSSSPIVLENTNGAFKYGVSFGSIIVALVALL, translated from the coding sequence ATGAAGTTATCTAACATTGCCTTATTAAGTGCCGCCGCTGCCACCGCTTCCGCTTATGACCACAAATCTGCTGCTATTGTTGAGTTAGAAGTTTACATGACTGATATCGTGAACAACATGGACCAATATCTTGCTATGCAAGAAGCTAACCCCGGTCAAGCTTTCCCATCTGAAATTATGTCTGCATACATTCAAATAGCTATTGGCAACACTATCAGTTACACTTCATTCTTTTCCACCATTGATGAAAGCGAAGTCGAGTTTATGATGACCGGTGTATCTTGGTATTCTGCCAGATTAGCTCCATCCGTTTCTGCTGCTCTTCTTGAAGCTGGTATTGACACTAACGATGAAAATGTTGCTACCACCTCATCTGCAGTCACTCCAGCTGCTTCCTCCACCGTTGCATCTTCCACCATTGTATCTTCCTCTGCTGTTGCATCTTCCTCcgcttcttcttcttctgccGTAGCTTCTTCCACTGTTTCTGGTGACATGACTGTAAGCCAAGTTACCGTCACTGAAACTTCCACTGATTCAGCTACCGTTCAAGAAACCGTTACTCTATGTTCAAGTTCTCCCTCTTCCGCAGAAGCTTCTTCTGTTGCGGGCCATTACGCTGAAGCTTCTTCTGTTGCCGGCTCTTCCGCTAGAGCTTCTTCTGTTGCCGGTTTTTCCTCTGAAGCTTCTTCTGCTGCCTCTTCGacttcctcttcttctgcTGCCTCTTCGACTTCCTCTTCGacttcctcttcttctgcTGCCTCTTCGacttcctcttcttctgcTGCCTCTTCGacttcctcttcttctgcTGCTGCCGCCTCTGCTAACGAAGCTGGTGCCACTGTTGTCACTCTTACCGATCTTTCTACTACATTAGCTACTATTACTAGCTGCGATGACCATGCTTGTACCGAGATTGTTAAGAACCAAACTATCACCAGCACCATCCACAGAACTGTCAAAGAGACTGTTGTTGTTCCATGTGAAACCACTTCCACCACAAACCCAGGTGAAACCACAGCTTCTCCAGTCACCCTATACAGCACCATTACCGACGGCGCCACCACCACTTTAATCACTATTACCAGTTGTGAAGATAACAAATGTTCTGAAGTTGTATCTACCAAGGCCGTTAACGCCAACGCTGACAACAAGGCCTCTGCTACCACTTTAGCTCAAGTTTCCAGCATTTCTTCTGAAGGTTCTGGTGCTCACAGCTCCAGTCCAATTGTTCTAGAAAACACCAACGGTGCTTTCAAATACGGTGTCAGCTTCGGTTCCATCATTGTTGCTTTAGTTGCTTTATTATAA
- the TPHA0I02160 gene encoding SRP1/TIP1 family protein — protein sequence MQMSIAKFAALLAVAASASALTTEQQIQEMEILLTDVGANLNDYVGLVGQMDIPDALFDIYGEMLTATDDSYTTLLAQLDMSQISTMMTALPWYSSRLLPLVSTFNDVAAAAATSSTAAAATTSSSVAAETTSSSVAAVTTSSSVAAATTSSSSAAETTSTSAAAETTSSAAAAKTTVAAVSQITDGQIQATTGATINEQLENGAARNVAGLGAVAFAAAMLL from the coding sequence ATGCAAATGTCTATCGCTAAATTCGCTGCTTTATTAGCCGTTGCTGCTTCTGCCAGTGCCCTAACCACCGAACAAcaaattcaagaaatgGAAATTCTACTAACTGATGTCGGTgctaatttaaatgattacGTTGGTTTAGTTGGTCAAATGGACATCCCAGATGCCTTATTCGACATTTACGGTGAAATGTTAACCGCCACTGATGACTCTTACACCACTTTATTAGCTCAATTGGATATGAGCCAAATCTCCACGATGATGACCGCTTTACCATGGTACTCTTCCAGATTATTACCATTAGTCTCAACCTTCAATGACgttgctgctgctgccGCCACTTCCAGCACCGCTGCCGCTGCCACCACATCCTCTTCTGTCGCTGCTGAAACCACATCTTCTTCTGTCGCCGCTGTTACCACATCCTCTTCTGTCGCCGCTGCTACcacatcttcttcttctgccGCTGAAACTACTTCTACCTCTGCCGCTGCCGAAACCACTTCATCTGCCGCTGCTGCCAAGACTACCGTTGCTGCTGTCTCGCAAATCACTGACGGTCAAATTCAAGCTACTACTGGTGCCACTATTAACGAACAACTCGAAAACGGTGCCGCTAGAAACGTTGCTGGTTTAGGTGCTGTTGCCTTCGCCGCTGCCATGTTATTATAA